In one Rutidosis leptorrhynchoides isolate AG116_Rl617_1_P2 chromosome 8, CSIRO_AGI_Rlap_v1, whole genome shotgun sequence genomic region, the following are encoded:
- the LOC139863141 gene encoding uncharacterized protein: protein MSLLIQGPKQPGNDIDVYLQPLVDELMELWSTGIHVYDAYKKEYFQLRAMLFCTINDFPAYGNLSGYSTKGKKACPICEENTHSIWLTNCKKPAFMGHRRELAETHPYRKKSDLFDGLLLNIPGKTKDGIKVRRDMELMNIRPELQPKDIDGRTTKFLPPDCYTMSKVEKTKFWQCLHGIKVPSGYSANIRKLVSMKDLKLLGMKSHDCHVLMTQMIPIAIRGILPNRIRHTITKLCLFFNMIHSKVIDPDVLDEYQRDIILTLCELEMYFPPSFFDVMVHLVSHIVGEIKACGPVFFLRYMYPFERYMCILKGYVRNLNRPEGSIVEGYASEEVIEFCTNYMDGFKSFRIPQSRHEGRLSGQGILGRKTGYSNVVDYQEAHFNVLQHITSIDLFIQEHMSLLRQQNRKKSAKWLAKQHKKTFSEWLKDKVRRTLPNIDKWSKLWDSPLNIVPISRI, encoded by the exons ATGTCTCTTTTGATTCAAGGCCCAAAGCAACCTGGAAATGACATTGATGTTTATTTGCAACCATTAGTTGATGAATTGATGGAATTATGGAGTACTGGCATACACGTTTATGATGCATACAAGAAAGAATACTTCCAACTACGGGCAATGCTTTTTTGCACCATTAATGATTTTCCTGCTTATGGTAATTTGTCTGGATATAGTACGAAGGGGAAAAAGGCATGTCCTATTTGTGAGGAAAATACTCACTCGATATGGCTCACAAATTGTAAAAAACCGGCATTTATGGGGCATCGAAGAGAGCTTGCTGAGACTCATCCGTATCGTAAAAAGTCGGATTTATTTGATG GGTTACTGTTGAACATTCCTGGAAAAACAAaagatggaattaaagttcgaaGGGACATGGAATTAATGAATATCAGACCAGAGCTACAACCTAAAGATATTGATGGAAGGACAACCAAGTTTCTTCCTCCGGACTGTTATACTATGTCGAAGGTCGAGAAAACTAAATTTTGGCAATGTTTACATGGTATTAAGGTTCCATCAGGATACTCTGCTAACATTAGGAAGTTGGTTTCGATGAAAGATTTGAAGTTACTTGGTATGAAGTCACATGATTGTCATGTACTAATGACCCAGATGATTCCTATCGCAATTCGTGGAATTCTACCCAACCGTATTCGACACACAATAACAAAACTATGCTTATTTTTCAACATGATTCATTCAAAGGTGATTGATCCTGATGTGCTAGATGAATATCAAAGAGATATCATACTTACTCTTTGCGAACTCGAGATGTACTTTCCACCTTCTTTCTTTGATGTCATGGTTCATTTGGTATCTCATATTGTAGGAGAAATAAAGGCATGTGGTCCAGTTTTTTTTTTACGGTATATGTATCCATTTGAAAGATATATGTGTATCTTGAAAGGTTATGTAAGGAACCTTAATCGACCAGAAGGAAGTATCGTTGAAGGATATGCATCCGAAGAGGTGATCGAATTCTGCACAAACTATATGGATGGGTTTAAAAGTTTCAGGATTCCACAAAGTCGTCATGAAGGAAGACTATCAGGTCAAGGGATACTTGGACGCAAGACAGGCTATTCAAATGTTGTCGATTATCAAGAGGCACATTTTAATGTCTTACAACACATTACATCTATTGATCTGTTCATACAAGAACACATGTCGTTGTTGAGACAACAAAACCGTAAAAAGAGTGCAAAGTGGTTGGCAAAACAACATAAAAAAACTTTTTCAGAATGGTTGAAAGACAAAGTTAGGAGGACACTTCCAAATATTGATAAATGGTCAAAGCTTTGGGATTCGCCCCTAAACATTGTTCCAATATCAAGGATATGA